A region from the Onychostoma macrolepis isolate SWU-2019 chromosome 18, ASM1243209v1, whole genome shotgun sequence genome encodes:
- the aars1 gene encoding alanine--tRNA ligase, cytoplasmic isoform X1, whose amino-acid sequence MALHLTFLCAKAFFCCQSPEKYTTSMDSLLTAAQIREKFIDFFRRHEHQYVHSSSTIPLDDPTLLFANAGMNQFKPIFLNTIDPSHPMARLHRAANTQKCIRAGGKHNDLDDVGKDVYHHTFFEMLGSWSFGDYFKHLACEMALKLLTKEFGIPIERLYVTYFGGHADAGLEPDLECKQIWLDLGMEESRILPGSMKDNFWEMGDTGPCGPCSEIHYDRIGGRDASHLVNMDDPNVLEIWNLVFIQFNRESETVLKPLPKKSIDTGMGLERLVSVLQNKMSNYDTDLFIPYFEAIQKGTGARAYTGKVGAEDTDGIDMAYRVLADHARTITIALSDGGRPDNTGRGYVLRRILRRAVRYSHEKLGAQRGFFASLVDVVVESLGDAFPELRKDPDMVKDIINEEEEQFLKTLSRGRRILDRKIQSLGDSKTIPGDTAWLLYDTYGFPLDLTALIAEERGMGVDIQAFEDEKKAAQLKSQGKGSGDEDHIMLDIYAIEELRNKGLASTDDSLKYKYTSNDNGIYEFEQLLGTVLALRRERAFVDEVTTGQECGVLLDKTSFYAEQGGQSFDEGYMLRENDSAEDRMEFTVKNTQVRGGYVLHIGMVYGTLKVGDRLTLHVDEARRRPIMSNHTATHILNYALRSVLGEADQRGSLVAPDRLRFDFTAKGAMSTDEVRRTEGIASTMIRDAKPVYALDAPLAAAKAIQGLRAVFDETYPDPVRVVSIGIPVEELLADPNSPAGSLTSIEFCGGTHLQNSGHAAPFVIVSEEAIAKGIRRIVAVTGAEAQKAQRKADALKLELDAMAEKVKAQTAPNKDIQKEIADMTEALGTAVISQWRKDEMRDSLKGLKKIMDDLDRASKADVQKRVLEKTKEIIESKPNQPLIVIEMENGASAKALNESLKLLKTNSPQTAAMLFAVDNDAGKIICLCQVPQDIANRGLKASEWVQEVCPLLDGKGGGKDMSAQATGRNTHCIQEALQLANEFARLKLGEN is encoded by the exons TTTCGCCGCCATGAGCACCAGTATGTCCACTCGTCGTCAACCATTCCGCTTGATGACCCCACTCTGCTCTTTGCCAATGCCGGGATGAACCAG ttcaAGCCCATCTTCCTGAACACCATCGACCCATCCCACCCTATGGCCAGACTTCATCGTGCTGCAAATACACAGAAGTGCATTCGTGCCGGCGGCAAACACAATGACCTTGATGATGTGGGCAAAGACGTGTACCATCATACTTTCTTCGAGATGTTGGGATCTTGGTCCTTTGgagattattttaaa CACCTGGCCTGCGAGATGGCACTGAAGCTGCTGACGAAAGAGTTTGGTATACCTATTGAAAGACTCTATGTGACTTATTTTGGTGGTCATGCTGACGCAGGCCTGGAGCCTGACCTGGAGTGCAAGCAGATCTGGCTGGACTTGGG AATGGAGGAGAGCCGTATTCTGCCAGGGAGCATGAAAGATAATTTCTGGGAGATGGGGGACACCGGTCCATGTGGACCCTGCAGCGAGATCCATTATGATCGCATTGGAGGCAGAGATGCCTCCCACCTGGTCAACATGGATGACCCGAATGTGCTTGAAATCTGGAACCTTGTGTTCATCCAGTTTAACAG AGAATCAGAGACAGTTCTAAAGCCTCTGCCCAAGAAGAGCATTGACACAGGGATGGGACTGGAGCGCTTGGTCTCTGTACTACAAAACAAGATGTCCAACTATGACACAGACCTGTTCATCCCTTATTTTGAAGCCATTCAGAAG GGCACAGGTGCCAGGGCATACACAGGAAAAGTTGGCGCAGAAGACACAGATGGTATTGACATGGCATACCGTGTCCTGGCTGATCATGCCCGCACCATTACCATTGCCTTGTCTGATGGTGGCAGACCTGACAACACGGGCAGGGG CTATGTGCTGAGGAGGATTCTGCGTCGTGCTGTGCGATACTCTCACGAGAAGCTGGGTGCACAGAGGGGCTTCTTTGCCTCTTTGGTAGATGTGGTGGTTGAGTCTCTG GGTGATGCTTTCCCAGAGCTGCGGAAGGATCCTGATATGGTAAAAGACATCATCAATGAGGAGGAGGAACAGTTCCTCAAGACCCTTAGCAGGGGACGCCGCATCCTGGACCGCAAGATCCAGAGTCTTGGAGACAGCAAGACTATACCAG GTGACACAGCCTGGCTACTATATGACACTTACGGTTTTCCTCTGGACCTCACTGCCCTGATCGCTGAGGAACGAGGAATGGGAGTGGACATACAGGCCTTTGAGGATGAGAAGAAAGCTGCTCAG TTGAAGTCACAGGGCAAAGGCTCTGGGGACGAGGACCACATCATGCTGGATATCTACGCCATCGAAGAGCTCAGAAACAAAGGTCTGGCTTCCACTGATGACAGCCTCAAGTACAAGTACACTTCAAATGATAACGGCATCTATG AGTTTGAACAGTTATTGGGCACAGTGCTGGCTCTCAGGAGGGAGCGTGCATTTGTTGATGAGGTGACCACAGGTCAAGAGTGTGGAGTGCTGCTcgacaaaacctctttctacgCCGAGCAGGGTGGCCAGAGCTTTGATGAAGGCTACATGCTCCGAGAAAACGACTCTGCTGAGGAT aggaTGGAGTTCACTGTGAAGAATACTCAGGTGCGCGGAGGGTACGTGCTGCATATTGGTATGGTATATGGCACACTGAAGGTTGGAGACCGCCTAACTCTGCACGTGGATGAG GCTCGTCGTAGGCCCATCATGAGTAACCATACCGCCACGCACATCCTTAACTATGCCTTGCGTTCAGTGCTGGGAGAGGCAGATCAGCGAGGCTCTTTGGTTGCTCCAGACAGATTGCGCTTTGACTTCACAGCTAAAGGAGCCATGAGCACAGATGAAGTGCGACGCACAGAAGGGATCGCCTCAACCATGATTCGTGATGCCAAG CCGGTTTACGCCCTGGATGCCCCCCTTGCAGCAGCTAAAGCCATCCAAGGTCTGCGGGCAGTGTTTGATGAGACGTACCCTGATCCCGTTAGAGTGGTATCTATTGGCATCCCAGTGGAGGAGCTGCTGGCTGATCCAAACAGCCCCGCAGGCTCACTCACCTCCATCGAGTTCTGCGGCGGAAC GCACTTGCAGAACTCTGGTCATGCTGCACCATTTGTGATCGTATCAGAGGAGGCCATCGCTAAAGGAATCAGGAGGATTGTGGCAGTGACTGGAGCAGAGGCTCAGAAG GCGCAGAGGAAAGCTGATGCACTGAAGCTAGAACTAGATGCCATGGCAGAGAAAGTGAAAGCTCAGACCGCCCCTAATAAAGATATTCAGAAGGAGATTGCTGATATGACCGAG GCCCTGGGCACTGCAGTCATTTCTCAGTGGCGGAAAGATGAAATGAGGGATTCCCTGAAAGGTCTTAAGAAGATCATGGATGACCTGGACCGTGCCAGCAAGGCTGATGTACAAAAGAGG GTCCTGGAAAAGACAAAGGAGATCATCGAAAGTAAACCAAACCAACCTCTGATTGTGATTGAGATGGAGAATGGAGCATCTGCAAAG GCTTTGAATGAGTCTCTGAAGCTGCTAAAGACAAATTCACCACAGACTGCTGCTATGCTTTTTGCTGTGGACAACGATGCTGGGAAAATTATCTGCTTGTGTCAAGTGCCTCAG GATATTGCAAACCGAGGCTTGAAGGCCAGCGAGTGGGTTCAGGAAGTGTGCCCTCTGCTGGACGGAAAAGGAGGTGGTAAAGACATGTCTGCCCAGGCCACGGGTAGAAACACACACTGCATACAGGAAGCTCTGCAGCTGGCCAATGAGTTTGCCCGCCTCAAACTGGGTGAAAATTaa
- the aars1 gene encoding alanine--tRNA ligase, cytoplasmic isoform X3, protein MDSLLTAAQIREKFIDFFRRHEHQYVHSSSTIPLDDPTLLFANAGMNQFKPIFLNTIDPSHPMARLHRAANTQKCIRAGGKHNDLDDVGKDVYHHTFFEMLGSWSFGDYFKHLACEMALKLLTKEFGIPIERLYVTYFGGHADAGLEPDLECKQIWLDLGMEESRILPGSMKDNFWEMGDTGPCGPCSEIHYDRIGGRDASHLVNMDDPNVLEIWNLVFIQFNRESETVLKPLPKKSIDTGMGLERLVSVLQNKMSNYDTDLFIPYFEAIQKGTGARAYTGKVGAEDTDGIDMAYRVLADHARTITIALSDGGRPDNTGRGYVLRRILRRAVRYSHEKLGAQRGFFASLVDVVVESLGDAFPELRKDPDMVKDIINEEEEQFLKTLSRGRRILDRKIQSLGDSKTIPGDTAWLLYDTYGFPLDLTALIAEERGMGVDIQAFEDEKKAAQLKSQGKGSGDEDHIMLDIYAIEELRNKGLASTDDSLKYKYTSNDNGIYEFEQLLGTVLALRRERAFVDEVTTGQECGVLLDKTSFYAEQGGQSFDEGYMLRENDSAEDRMEFTVKNTQVRGGYVLHIGMVYGTLKVGDRLTLHVDEARRRPIMSNHTATHILNYALRSVLGEADQRGSLVAPDRLRFDFTAKGAMSTDEVRRTEGIASTMIRDAKPVYALDAPLAAAKAIQGLRAVFDETYPDPVRVVSIGIPVEELLADPNSPAGSLTSIEFCGGTHLQNSGHAAPFVIVSEEAIAKGIRRIVAVTGAEAQKAQRKADALKLELDAMAEKVKAQTAPNKDIQKEIADMTEALGTAVISQWRKDEMRDSLKGLKKIMDDLDRASKADVQKRVLEKTKEIIESKPNQPLIVIEMENGASAKALNESLKLLKTNSPQTAAMLFAVDNDAGKIICLCQVPQDIANRGLKASEWVQEVCPLLDGKGGGKDMSAQATGRNTHCIQEALQLANEFARLKLGEN, encoded by the exons TTTCGCCGCCATGAGCACCAGTATGTCCACTCGTCGTCAACCATTCCGCTTGATGACCCCACTCTGCTCTTTGCCAATGCCGGGATGAACCAG ttcaAGCCCATCTTCCTGAACACCATCGACCCATCCCACCCTATGGCCAGACTTCATCGTGCTGCAAATACACAGAAGTGCATTCGTGCCGGCGGCAAACACAATGACCTTGATGATGTGGGCAAAGACGTGTACCATCATACTTTCTTCGAGATGTTGGGATCTTGGTCCTTTGgagattattttaaa CACCTGGCCTGCGAGATGGCACTGAAGCTGCTGACGAAAGAGTTTGGTATACCTATTGAAAGACTCTATGTGACTTATTTTGGTGGTCATGCTGACGCAGGCCTGGAGCCTGACCTGGAGTGCAAGCAGATCTGGCTGGACTTGGG AATGGAGGAGAGCCGTATTCTGCCAGGGAGCATGAAAGATAATTTCTGGGAGATGGGGGACACCGGTCCATGTGGACCCTGCAGCGAGATCCATTATGATCGCATTGGAGGCAGAGATGCCTCCCACCTGGTCAACATGGATGACCCGAATGTGCTTGAAATCTGGAACCTTGTGTTCATCCAGTTTAACAG AGAATCAGAGACAGTTCTAAAGCCTCTGCCCAAGAAGAGCATTGACACAGGGATGGGACTGGAGCGCTTGGTCTCTGTACTACAAAACAAGATGTCCAACTATGACACAGACCTGTTCATCCCTTATTTTGAAGCCATTCAGAAG GGCACAGGTGCCAGGGCATACACAGGAAAAGTTGGCGCAGAAGACACAGATGGTATTGACATGGCATACCGTGTCCTGGCTGATCATGCCCGCACCATTACCATTGCCTTGTCTGATGGTGGCAGACCTGACAACACGGGCAGGGG CTATGTGCTGAGGAGGATTCTGCGTCGTGCTGTGCGATACTCTCACGAGAAGCTGGGTGCACAGAGGGGCTTCTTTGCCTCTTTGGTAGATGTGGTGGTTGAGTCTCTG GGTGATGCTTTCCCAGAGCTGCGGAAGGATCCTGATATGGTAAAAGACATCATCAATGAGGAGGAGGAACAGTTCCTCAAGACCCTTAGCAGGGGACGCCGCATCCTGGACCGCAAGATCCAGAGTCTTGGAGACAGCAAGACTATACCAG GTGACACAGCCTGGCTACTATATGACACTTACGGTTTTCCTCTGGACCTCACTGCCCTGATCGCTGAGGAACGAGGAATGGGAGTGGACATACAGGCCTTTGAGGATGAGAAGAAAGCTGCTCAG TTGAAGTCACAGGGCAAAGGCTCTGGGGACGAGGACCACATCATGCTGGATATCTACGCCATCGAAGAGCTCAGAAACAAAGGTCTGGCTTCCACTGATGACAGCCTCAAGTACAAGTACACTTCAAATGATAACGGCATCTATG AGTTTGAACAGTTATTGGGCACAGTGCTGGCTCTCAGGAGGGAGCGTGCATTTGTTGATGAGGTGACCACAGGTCAAGAGTGTGGAGTGCTGCTcgacaaaacctctttctacgCCGAGCAGGGTGGCCAGAGCTTTGATGAAGGCTACATGCTCCGAGAAAACGACTCTGCTGAGGAT aggaTGGAGTTCACTGTGAAGAATACTCAGGTGCGCGGAGGGTACGTGCTGCATATTGGTATGGTATATGGCACACTGAAGGTTGGAGACCGCCTAACTCTGCACGTGGATGAG GCTCGTCGTAGGCCCATCATGAGTAACCATACCGCCACGCACATCCTTAACTATGCCTTGCGTTCAGTGCTGGGAGAGGCAGATCAGCGAGGCTCTTTGGTTGCTCCAGACAGATTGCGCTTTGACTTCACAGCTAAAGGAGCCATGAGCACAGATGAAGTGCGACGCACAGAAGGGATCGCCTCAACCATGATTCGTGATGCCAAG CCGGTTTACGCCCTGGATGCCCCCCTTGCAGCAGCTAAAGCCATCCAAGGTCTGCGGGCAGTGTTTGATGAGACGTACCCTGATCCCGTTAGAGTGGTATCTATTGGCATCCCAGTGGAGGAGCTGCTGGCTGATCCAAACAGCCCCGCAGGCTCACTCACCTCCATCGAGTTCTGCGGCGGAAC GCACTTGCAGAACTCTGGTCATGCTGCACCATTTGTGATCGTATCAGAGGAGGCCATCGCTAAAGGAATCAGGAGGATTGTGGCAGTGACTGGAGCAGAGGCTCAGAAG GCGCAGAGGAAAGCTGATGCACTGAAGCTAGAACTAGATGCCATGGCAGAGAAAGTGAAAGCTCAGACCGCCCCTAATAAAGATATTCAGAAGGAGATTGCTGATATGACCGAG GCCCTGGGCACTGCAGTCATTTCTCAGTGGCGGAAAGATGAAATGAGGGATTCCCTGAAAGGTCTTAAGAAGATCATGGATGACCTGGACCGTGCCAGCAAGGCTGATGTACAAAAGAGG GTCCTGGAAAAGACAAAGGAGATCATCGAAAGTAAACCAAACCAACCTCTGATTGTGATTGAGATGGAGAATGGAGCATCTGCAAAG GCTTTGAATGAGTCTCTGAAGCTGCTAAAGACAAATTCACCACAGACTGCTGCTATGCTTTTTGCTGTGGACAACGATGCTGGGAAAATTATCTGCTTGTGTCAAGTGCCTCAG GATATTGCAAACCGAGGCTTGAAGGCCAGCGAGTGGGTTCAGGAAGTGTGCCCTCTGCTGGACGGAAAAGGAGGTGGTAAAGACATGTCTGCCCAGGCCACGGGTAGAAACACACACTGCATACAGGAAGCTCTGCAGCTGGCCAATGAGTTTGCCCGCCTCAAACTGGGTGAAAATTaa
- the aars1 gene encoding alanine--tRNA ligase, cytoplasmic isoform X2, with amino-acid sequence MWSPEKYTTSMDSLLTAAQIREKFIDFFRRHEHQYVHSSSTIPLDDPTLLFANAGMNQFKPIFLNTIDPSHPMARLHRAANTQKCIRAGGKHNDLDDVGKDVYHHTFFEMLGSWSFGDYFKHLACEMALKLLTKEFGIPIERLYVTYFGGHADAGLEPDLECKQIWLDLGMEESRILPGSMKDNFWEMGDTGPCGPCSEIHYDRIGGRDASHLVNMDDPNVLEIWNLVFIQFNRESETVLKPLPKKSIDTGMGLERLVSVLQNKMSNYDTDLFIPYFEAIQKGTGARAYTGKVGAEDTDGIDMAYRVLADHARTITIALSDGGRPDNTGRGYVLRRILRRAVRYSHEKLGAQRGFFASLVDVVVESLGDAFPELRKDPDMVKDIINEEEEQFLKTLSRGRRILDRKIQSLGDSKTIPGDTAWLLYDTYGFPLDLTALIAEERGMGVDIQAFEDEKKAAQLKSQGKGSGDEDHIMLDIYAIEELRNKGLASTDDSLKYKYTSNDNGIYEFEQLLGTVLALRRERAFVDEVTTGQECGVLLDKTSFYAEQGGQSFDEGYMLRENDSAEDRMEFTVKNTQVRGGYVLHIGMVYGTLKVGDRLTLHVDEARRRPIMSNHTATHILNYALRSVLGEADQRGSLVAPDRLRFDFTAKGAMSTDEVRRTEGIASTMIRDAKPVYALDAPLAAAKAIQGLRAVFDETYPDPVRVVSIGIPVEELLADPNSPAGSLTSIEFCGGTHLQNSGHAAPFVIVSEEAIAKGIRRIVAVTGAEAQKAQRKADALKLELDAMAEKVKAQTAPNKDIQKEIADMTEALGTAVISQWRKDEMRDSLKGLKKIMDDLDRASKADVQKRVLEKTKEIIESKPNQPLIVIEMENGASAKALNESLKLLKTNSPQTAAMLFAVDNDAGKIICLCQVPQDIANRGLKASEWVQEVCPLLDGKGGGKDMSAQATGRNTHCIQEALQLANEFARLKLGEN; translated from the exons TTTCGCCGCCATGAGCACCAGTATGTCCACTCGTCGTCAACCATTCCGCTTGATGACCCCACTCTGCTCTTTGCCAATGCCGGGATGAACCAG ttcaAGCCCATCTTCCTGAACACCATCGACCCATCCCACCCTATGGCCAGACTTCATCGTGCTGCAAATACACAGAAGTGCATTCGTGCCGGCGGCAAACACAATGACCTTGATGATGTGGGCAAAGACGTGTACCATCATACTTTCTTCGAGATGTTGGGATCTTGGTCCTTTGgagattattttaaa CACCTGGCCTGCGAGATGGCACTGAAGCTGCTGACGAAAGAGTTTGGTATACCTATTGAAAGACTCTATGTGACTTATTTTGGTGGTCATGCTGACGCAGGCCTGGAGCCTGACCTGGAGTGCAAGCAGATCTGGCTGGACTTGGG AATGGAGGAGAGCCGTATTCTGCCAGGGAGCATGAAAGATAATTTCTGGGAGATGGGGGACACCGGTCCATGTGGACCCTGCAGCGAGATCCATTATGATCGCATTGGAGGCAGAGATGCCTCCCACCTGGTCAACATGGATGACCCGAATGTGCTTGAAATCTGGAACCTTGTGTTCATCCAGTTTAACAG AGAATCAGAGACAGTTCTAAAGCCTCTGCCCAAGAAGAGCATTGACACAGGGATGGGACTGGAGCGCTTGGTCTCTGTACTACAAAACAAGATGTCCAACTATGACACAGACCTGTTCATCCCTTATTTTGAAGCCATTCAGAAG GGCACAGGTGCCAGGGCATACACAGGAAAAGTTGGCGCAGAAGACACAGATGGTATTGACATGGCATACCGTGTCCTGGCTGATCATGCCCGCACCATTACCATTGCCTTGTCTGATGGTGGCAGACCTGACAACACGGGCAGGGG CTATGTGCTGAGGAGGATTCTGCGTCGTGCTGTGCGATACTCTCACGAGAAGCTGGGTGCACAGAGGGGCTTCTTTGCCTCTTTGGTAGATGTGGTGGTTGAGTCTCTG GGTGATGCTTTCCCAGAGCTGCGGAAGGATCCTGATATGGTAAAAGACATCATCAATGAGGAGGAGGAACAGTTCCTCAAGACCCTTAGCAGGGGACGCCGCATCCTGGACCGCAAGATCCAGAGTCTTGGAGACAGCAAGACTATACCAG GTGACACAGCCTGGCTACTATATGACACTTACGGTTTTCCTCTGGACCTCACTGCCCTGATCGCTGAGGAACGAGGAATGGGAGTGGACATACAGGCCTTTGAGGATGAGAAGAAAGCTGCTCAG TTGAAGTCACAGGGCAAAGGCTCTGGGGACGAGGACCACATCATGCTGGATATCTACGCCATCGAAGAGCTCAGAAACAAAGGTCTGGCTTCCACTGATGACAGCCTCAAGTACAAGTACACTTCAAATGATAACGGCATCTATG AGTTTGAACAGTTATTGGGCACAGTGCTGGCTCTCAGGAGGGAGCGTGCATTTGTTGATGAGGTGACCACAGGTCAAGAGTGTGGAGTGCTGCTcgacaaaacctctttctacgCCGAGCAGGGTGGCCAGAGCTTTGATGAAGGCTACATGCTCCGAGAAAACGACTCTGCTGAGGAT aggaTGGAGTTCACTGTGAAGAATACTCAGGTGCGCGGAGGGTACGTGCTGCATATTGGTATGGTATATGGCACACTGAAGGTTGGAGACCGCCTAACTCTGCACGTGGATGAG GCTCGTCGTAGGCCCATCATGAGTAACCATACCGCCACGCACATCCTTAACTATGCCTTGCGTTCAGTGCTGGGAGAGGCAGATCAGCGAGGCTCTTTGGTTGCTCCAGACAGATTGCGCTTTGACTTCACAGCTAAAGGAGCCATGAGCACAGATGAAGTGCGACGCACAGAAGGGATCGCCTCAACCATGATTCGTGATGCCAAG CCGGTTTACGCCCTGGATGCCCCCCTTGCAGCAGCTAAAGCCATCCAAGGTCTGCGGGCAGTGTTTGATGAGACGTACCCTGATCCCGTTAGAGTGGTATCTATTGGCATCCCAGTGGAGGAGCTGCTGGCTGATCCAAACAGCCCCGCAGGCTCACTCACCTCCATCGAGTTCTGCGGCGGAAC GCACTTGCAGAACTCTGGTCATGCTGCACCATTTGTGATCGTATCAGAGGAGGCCATCGCTAAAGGAATCAGGAGGATTGTGGCAGTGACTGGAGCAGAGGCTCAGAAG GCGCAGAGGAAAGCTGATGCACTGAAGCTAGAACTAGATGCCATGGCAGAGAAAGTGAAAGCTCAGACCGCCCCTAATAAAGATATTCAGAAGGAGATTGCTGATATGACCGAG GCCCTGGGCACTGCAGTCATTTCTCAGTGGCGGAAAGATGAAATGAGGGATTCCCTGAAAGGTCTTAAGAAGATCATGGATGACCTGGACCGTGCCAGCAAGGCTGATGTACAAAAGAGG GTCCTGGAAAAGACAAAGGAGATCATCGAAAGTAAACCAAACCAACCTCTGATTGTGATTGAGATGGAGAATGGAGCATCTGCAAAG GCTTTGAATGAGTCTCTGAAGCTGCTAAAGACAAATTCACCACAGACTGCTGCTATGCTTTTTGCTGTGGACAACGATGCTGGGAAAATTATCTGCTTGTGTCAAGTGCCTCAG GATATTGCAAACCGAGGCTTGAAGGCCAGCGAGTGGGTTCAGGAAGTGTGCCCTCTGCTGGACGGAAAAGGAGGTGGTAAAGACATGTCTGCCCAGGCCACGGGTAGAAACACACACTGCATACAGGAAGCTCTGCAGCTGGCCAATGAGTTTGCCCGCCTCAAACTGGGTGAAAATTaa